A window of Haloarchaeobius salinus genomic DNA:
CCAGTCAGGGCAGGCGAACCCCTCGCTGTCGAGGGCGCTGTCGAGGTACTTCGCCGTGTTGTCGCGCGGGACGGCGGCCGGTGCGGTCTGGAAGGTGCGTGCGATGTCTGTCATTGCTGGATGAGCGCGCGACGGGTGCCCGAGTAGACGGGCTCGTCGTGCTGGTTGAACGCGATGTGTTCGAAGGTGACGGTGCCGGCGTGGTCGTGGGTCGCCTCGGCGTCGACGACGCGCGTGAAGCCGTAGACGGTGTCCCCGGGAGTGACGAACGTGTGGAACCGCTCGTCGTCGCAGCCGAGCTCGCGGTACGTGGCCTCGTCCGAGCGGGCGTGCCCGAGCGCGACCGAGCGGGTCACGTCGCCGTAGGCCACGATATCCCCCGACGGCGAGTCCGCCATGACGTCGCCGTTGTGGTGCTGCTTCGCGGTGTTGAGCGTCATCAGCGGCAGCGTCGCCACCATGACGTCGTCCATCGTCCGGCCGCGCTCGTGACGGTACGCGACGGCTGCGTCCCGGTCTTCGGCCTCGTCGAGCGCGGCGGCGAAGTCGCCGAAGCGGTCGCCGTCGGGCGTGACGAACTCCGCGGGTGGTTCGCCGTCCTCTGGCGTGTCCCCGGATTCAGTCGCGGACCCCCCGCCGTCGGTCGCCACGGGCTCACGACGCGGGATCATGTTCGTCCGCTCGTAGCTGACCAGCGGCTCGCCCGTCTCGGCGTCGACGCCCTCGGTCTCCCAGGTGACGATCCCGTACTCCGGTCGCGAGGAGGACGTGGCCGTCGACTGCACCGTCGAGCTGACCCGCAGTTCGGTGCCCGGCGTCACCGTCTGGTCGTGGAACCGGACGTTCGTCCGACCGAGGAAGTAGCCGCCCTTCTCGGAGAGGTCCTCCACGGTCGGCCCCATCACGGCCGCGAGCAGGTAGTCCGGATGCACCGGCGGCTCGTCGAAGCCGACCTCGCGGGCCGCGTCGGTCCGCCAGTAGATCGGGTCGTGGTTGAGCGTCTGGCTCGCCCACAGCTCGTTGGCGTAGTTCGAGAGGGTGAGGCCGGGGGCGTGCTCGATGTGGTCCCCCTCGCCGAAGTCCTCGAAGCAGTTGCCCTTCTCGCGCGTCTCGGTCCTGTCCAGTACCGTCGTGAACGTCTCCGTGTCTGTGTAGTCCATGTGTCGTCGGTCGTCGGATAGTCGCAGTCAGATCAGTCGTCGGCCGTGGCCTCCGGCGTCGGTCGCATCCGGGCGAGTGCACGTCGCATCTCGTTGGTCACGACCATGAAGCCCTCGTCGAAGCCCATCCCGGGCTTGGCGAGGGTCTGGGCCGCGTCGGTCGCGAGCGCGACGTGGGCGCAGGTCCGGGCGGACGTGACCGTCTCGTTGCAGGTGCCGCCGAGGTACGCCCGTGTGTCGGTGCCCTCGCAGTAGCGCACGGCCTCGGCCGAGCGCTGGACGCCACCGAGGTCGGGCGTCTTCACCTGTACGAGGTCGGCCGCGCCCGAATCGACGAACGCCCGCACGTCGTCGAAGGTGTTGCACCACTCGTCGGCGACGATGTCCACATCGACACCCGCCGATGCGAGCCCGTCGCGGAGCTCGGCCATCTCGTGTATCTGCTCCTCGCGGCCGCCGGCGTCCATCGGCCCCTCGACCTGCACGTCGAACAGGCCGGCGGCCTCGGCGAGCGTCGCGAAGTAGTCGGTGACCGCGGCGCGGTCGTACGGTGCGCCGAGCACGTCGCCCAACACGCCGTAAACGTCGACGTGGATGGTCGGCTCGTAGCCGTCGGGGCCGAGTTCGATGGCTCGGGTGGCGAGCCAGTCGACGTACTCGCGGAGTTCCTCGCCGTCCTCGCCCAGCTTTGCGACGCTGTTGAACAGCCCGTGCGGGAGAACGGGGACGCCCTTCACCATCATCTTCTCGGCGTTGGTGTACCGGTCGTCGCCGGACTGGCCGAAGACGGGCACCGGTTCGGTCGCCGGAGTCGTCCCGAGCGCGTCGGCCAGCGTCTCCGTCATCGTCTCCCGGTTCGCGAGTGCAGCCGCGTCGAGCAGCGCCTGCGAGACGCCGTAGCGGACCGCGGTGTGGAGCTGGTCGGCGGCGTCGCCGTCGGCAGAGTTGCCGGCCGACGTCGGCCGCTCGGCGGGGAGTTCCTCCACGATGGCGGCGTTCTCGGCGAACTCGCGTGCGTCTCGTCCCCGGAGCGCCGACGCGACCACACCCTCGACGACCGGACGGTACGCCTCGGCGCGGAAGAGCGGGTCCCGCCCCCCGGCACCGGAGTACTGGACGGCACAGCAGTCCCCGGTCGCGACGCTGCCGTCCTCGAGTTCGAGCTCGACGGTGAGCGCCTCGCCGGCCTCCCGGATGGCGTCGAACCCGGGCGTGACGGGCTCGCCGTCGTAGGCGAAGCCGTCCTGGGTCGCGCCCTCCTTGATGGCGCGCTGGTCGTCGAAGAAGAACCCCGAGACCGTCGGAACCGCCCGGACCTGCTCAATCAGCACTGGACTCACCTCCGTCGCGGCGGCCCCGTGTTCCGGTCGGTCGGCCGATGAGCTTGCCGTCGCTGATGGCGTCGACGTCGTCGGCGACCATCCGGAACGACTGCTTCCGGCCCTCCGTCTCTGCGCGGTCCGCGAGCCGGGCCTGGTGGATCTCCTTGATGTCGTCGTCCATCGCGAGCTCGCCCCACTCGAAGATGCGGACGCGGCCGTCGTCGTCGCGGGCCGGGAGCACCGCGCCCTCGGCGGCGTCGCTCGGCGCGAAGGGGACGTCGAGCGCGCCGGAGTCGAACGCCCTGATGGTGCCCTGTGCGACGTCGCCGTCGCCGTGGGCCTCGATGGCGTCCATGAGACAGCGCGTCTCGCGTTCGACGAGTGCCTGCTCCTCGTCGACGCCGTCGAGGACGATGTCCTGCTCGACGACCATGTCGATGAGCTGGCGCGTGGTCCGGAGCCCGGCCGCGTTCGCCTCCTTCGTCGGGACGCCCTGGAACTCCTGTGGCGACTTCGTGATGACCTTGTCCGGACGGGCGATGGCGGCCGTGGTCCCGCCGAGGCCGATGACGCCGTTGGCGCGGGCCTCGTCCGGCGGGAAGCCGCCCATCCACTCGTGGAAGACGGTCGTGACGCAGACCTCGTCGGGCAGGTACTCGTTGCCGAGCTTCCGGAGCGCGCGGAGCGCGGCCACGTCCTGCACGACGTTGCCGACCTGCCCGTAGCCGAGGGTGAGGCTGCGGACGCCCTGCGTGGCGGCCAGCTTCCCCTCGACGAGCATGATGGCGATGGCGATGCTCGGCGGGACGAGCGTCCCCGTGAGCGGGCCGAACGGCTCGCGGTTGATGGTGACGCCGCGCTCGGTGTACGCGCCGGCGAGGCGGTCCACGTACTGCCAGTGCTCGATGGTCTGGGCGAGGCTCCCCTCCTTCGTGTACGGGATGTTGTAGGAGATGGGGCCGCCCTCGAAGCTCTGGAAGCCGCCGGCGAACGTGACGGCGGCCAGCAGTCGCGCGTCGGGCGTCCCGTGGCGGACCTCGATGGGCGCGTCGACGCGCTCGATCAGCTCCCGGCAGCCGTCGACGCCGTGGTTGACGGCGGGGAAGCCGTTCAACGTCGCGTCGCCGGACTCGCGCGCGTTCTCCAGGCCCTCCTGGGCCTTCCCATACTCGTTGTCGCGCGTGTACGAGTCGATGGTCGTCGGGAGCAGGTCGGCCGCCCCCTCGTCGTGGAGGTGGGCCAGTATATCGACCTGGTCGTCGAGGCGCGGGACGCCAGCACGGGGCTGGAGCAGCGGTCGATCCGCCGACTCCAGCACGTCCGCGAACTGCTTGTGCGCCGGCAGCGACTCGTGGTAGGCGATGGCCTCCTCGAAGTCGACCGCCGCACCGGTCGGCCAGTCGTCGCGGATGTGGTCGTCGATGTGTTGCAACTCGTCGGCGGTGAGGCGTTCGTCGCGTATCATCAGGCCTGAACCCGGTCGGTCTCGGCCTCTCGGGTGGAGATCCCCAGGTCCCGTTCGAGGGACCGGATGACCTCCTCCGGTGTCGTCTCCGAGTCGAAGACCCGGTCGAATCCGAGCTTCCGGAACGTCGTCCGGGTCTGCTCGAAGTCGTCCTGACCGACCGCGAGGTTGCCACCGATGTAGCTGGTGGCGTCGACGCCCTCGCGGGCCAGGAGCTCGTGGAACCCCTGACAGTCCTGCTCGGCGTGCCCGTACAGCGAGGAGACGAGTACAGCGTCGGCGTCGTGCTCGTTCGCGGCCGCTGCGAACTCCTCCTGAGAGGTCTGGACGCCGAGGTTCTCGACATCGAAGCCCGCTGCGGAGAGGGCCTGGTCGAGGATCGTGATTCCGACGACGTGTGCGTCGGAGCCGATGACACCGAGTATGACTGTCGTGGGCATGCGGTATCCGCCAAGTTGCATGAACAATCCTTAAAGTTAATGGTCTTTCATGATAATACACCTTAAACACCCTAAACGGCCCTATTGTGGAACAAACACAATGTAATGATTTATCCGGAAGGTTTTAGCGCGGGGGCCGGTTCGTCACCCCCATGGGAGCGCTCGAAGACGTCACCGTCGTCGACCTCACACAGGTCCTCGCTGGCCCGTACTGCACGATGCTGCTCGCGGACATGGGCGCGGACGTGGTGAAGGTCGAGCGGCCGGGCGGCGACCTCATCCGTCCGAACCCACCCTTCGCGGGCGACGGCGACGAGGAACCCTACGGCGGCTACTTCCAGTCGGTCAACCGTGGCAAGCGCTCGATAGAGCTGGACCTCGGCGACGACCGCGACCGCGAGGACTTCCTCCGGCTCGTCGAGAAGGCGGACATCGTGGTCGAGAACTACCGCGCGGGAACGATGGAGCGCTTCGACCTCGGCTACGAGACGCTCACGGAGCACAACCCCGAACTCGTCTACTCCTCCATCCGCGGCTTCGGCGACCCCCGCACGGGCGAGACGGATCGCCAGGGCCAGCCGAGCTTCGACCTCATCGCGCAGGCGCTCGGCGGCGTCATGGAGATCACGGGACAGGAGGACGGCCCGCCGACGAAGGTCGGCCCCGGCATCGGCGACCTCT
This region includes:
- a CDS encoding methylaspartate ammonia-lyase, producing MLIEQVRAVPTVSGFFFDDQRAIKEGATQDGFAYDGEPVTPGFDAIREAGEALTVELELEDGSVATGDCCAVQYSGAGGRDPLFRAEAYRPVVEGVVASALRGRDAREFAENAAIVEELPAERPTSAGNSADGDAADQLHTAVRYGVSQALLDAAALANRETMTETLADALGTTPATEPVPVFGQSGDDRYTNAEKMMVKGVPVLPHGLFNSVAKLGEDGEELREYVDWLATRAIELGPDGYEPTIHVDVYGVLGDVLGAPYDRAAVTDYFATLAEAAGLFDVQVEGPMDAGGREEQIHEMAELRDGLASAGVDVDIVADEWCNTFDDVRAFVDSGAADLVQVKTPDLGGVQRSAEAVRYCEGTDTRAYLGGTCNETVTSARTCAHVALATDAAQTLAKPGMGFDEGFMVVTNEMRRALARMRPTPEATADD
- a CDS encoding methylaspartate mutase subunit E, with translation MIRDERLTADELQHIDDHIRDDWPTGAAVDFEEAIAYHESLPAHKQFADVLESADRPLLQPRAGVPRLDDQVDILAHLHDEGAADLLPTTIDSYTRDNEYGKAQEGLENARESGDATLNGFPAVNHGVDGCRELIERVDAPIEVRHGTPDARLLAAVTFAGGFQSFEGGPISYNIPYTKEGSLAQTIEHWQYVDRLAGAYTERGVTINREPFGPLTGTLVPPSIAIAIMLVEGKLAATQGVRSLTLGYGQVGNVVQDVAALRALRKLGNEYLPDEVCVTTVFHEWMGGFPPDEARANGVIGLGGTTAAIARPDKVITKSPQEFQGVPTKEANAAGLRTTRQLIDMVVEQDIVLDGVDEEQALVERETRCLMDAIEAHGDGDVAQGTIRAFDSGALDVPFAPSDAAEGAVLPARDDDGRVRIFEWGELAMDDDIKEIHQARLADRAETEGRKQSFRMVADDVDAISDGKLIGRPTGTRGRRDGGESSAD
- the mch gene encoding 2-methylfumaryl-CoA hydratase → MDYTDTETFTTVLDRTETREKGNCFEDFGEGDHIEHAPGLTLSNYANELWASQTLNHDPIYWRTDAAREVGFDEPPVHPDYLLAAVMGPTVEDLSEKGGYFLGRTNVRFHDQTVTPGTELRVSSTVQSTATSSSRPEYGIVTWETEGVDAETGEPLVSYERTNMIPRREPVATDGGGSATESGDTPEDGEPPAEFVTPDGDRFGDFAAALDEAEDRDAAVAYRHERGRTMDDVMVATLPLMTLNTAKQHHNGDVMADSPSGDIVAYGDVTRSVALGHARSDEATYRELGCDDERFHTFVTPGDTVYGFTRVVDAEATHDHAGTVTFEHIAFNQHDEPVYSGTRRALIQQ
- the glmS gene encoding methylaspartate mutase subunit S, yielding MPTTVILGVIGSDAHVVGITILDQALSAAGFDVENLGVQTSQEEFAAAANEHDADAVLVSSLYGHAEQDCQGFHELLAREGVDATSYIGGNLAVGQDDFEQTRTTFRKLGFDRVFDSETTPEEVIRSLERDLGISTREAETDRVQA